A section of the Pochonia chlamydosporia 170 chromosome 2, whole genome shotgun sequence genome encodes:
- a CDS encoding cleavage and polyadenylation specific factor 5 (similar to Metarhizium acridum CQMa 102 XP_007809448.1), giving the protein MSTIPPSSLQSTHPPVIPLGFNSKQPEKVTLYPLSNYTFGVKETQPEEDPSVIARLKRLEEHFTEHGMRRTCEGILVCHEHNHPHILMLQIANAFFKLPGDYLRPEDDEETGFKARLDERLAPVGRIGEGEEAGDWEVGDCLAQWWRPNFETFMYPFVPAHVTRPKECKKLYFIHLPKTKVLSVPKNMKLLAVPLFELYDNTARYGPQLSAIPHLLSRYNFEFVDEDGNVVAMTPGAAPPEGYVPKTKVLAGDDTEMKEENGTI; this is encoded by the exons ATGTCAACCATACCGCCGTCCTCACTGCAGTCTACCCATCCACCTGTCATCCCGCTTGGCTTCAACTCGAAGCAACCCGAAAAGGTCACGCTATACCCTCTGTCGAACTATACTTTCGGTGTCAAGGAGACACAACCTGAGGAGGATCCCTCCGTGATCGCAAGACTGAAGCGCCTAGAAGAGCATTTTACTGAGCATGGAATGCGTCGGACGTGTGAGGGCATTCTCGTATGCCACGAACATAACCACCCACACATCTTGATGCTTCAGATTGCGAACGCATTTTTCAAGCTTCCTGGGGACTACCTTCGAcccgaagacgacgaagagacCGGTTTCAAGGCAAGATTAGACGAAAGATTGGCCCCGGTGGGCCGGATAGGCGAAGGCGAAGAGGCCGGCGACTGGGAAGTTGGCGACTGCCTCGCCCAATGGTGGAGACCGAACTTCGAGACCTTTATGTATCCTTTTGTTCCCGCCCATGTCACACGGCCCAAGGAGTGCAAAAAACTCTACTTCATTCACTTGCCCAAGACAA AAGTACTGAGTGTTCCAAAGAATATGAAGCTCCTTGCGGTGCCACTCTTCGAGCTTTACGACAACACCGCCCGATATGGACCTCAACTTTCAGCAATACCACATCTTCTCAGCCGCTACAATTTCGAATTtgttgacgaagacggcAATGTGGTGGCCATGACACCTGGTGCTGCCCCCCCGGAAGGCTACGTGCCCAAGACGAAGGTTTTGGCTGGCGACGACACGGAAATGAAAGAGGAGAACGGCACAATTTAG
- a CDS encoding Zinc finger domain-containing protein, CCHC-type (similar to Metarhizium robertsii ARSEF 23 XP_007821968.1) → MAPETPKGVSSRLLTMKFMQRAAASASSNGSPDSDVPSSKKRKLDHSPAPGRIDPNIDQALIQAALDDQEAARQAALAKHSAADTHWTLKTKFDTSQSKKHPLNIVYVGYGEIDSPNDSGDNEDNPTEGRTYSKRSKKTENSKEHTNSEESSNESDQASDADDDSQGRQRRNTAHGEKAGTNSSRSRSQSRSRNGHETAKAKEFRDKRKKKDVRLNKLTSISSAGDSHFSSQNSPNTKAMKCYNCQQVGHKASECSKRSTRG, encoded by the exons ATGGCCCCAGAAACACCTAAGGGGGTCTCGTCGAGActgttgacgatgaaatTTATGCAAcgtgcagcagcatctgcatCGTCTAACGGATCCCCGGACTCCGATGTTCCTTCCTCTAAAAAGCGAAAACTAGACCATTCCCCAGCTCCAGGTCGTATTGATCCCAATATTGACCAGGCGTTGATACAGGCAGCCTTGGACGACCAGGAAGCCGCCCGTCAAGCAGCACTGGCAAAGCACTCCGCCGCTGATACTCATTGGACTCTGAAGACGAAATTTGATACGTCACAAAGCAAGAAGCATCCTCTGAACATCGTCTACGTAGGATATGGGGAGATTGACTCACCAAATGATTCTGGTGATAATGAGGACAATCCTACTGAGGGAAGGACATACAGCAAGCGTTCGAAAAAGACAGAAAAC TCAAAAGAGCACACCAACTCTGAAGAATCTAGTAACGAGTCTGACCAAGCTTCAGACGCGGACGACGACTCTCAAGGACGACAGCGAAGGAACACGGCTCACGGCGAGAAAGCAGGAACGAATTCTTCGAGATCCCGGTCACAATCTCGGTCAAGAAATGGTCATGAGACAGCGAAGGCTAAAGAATTCCGGgacaaaaggaaaaagaaggatgTGCGACTGAATAAGCTGACGTCGATATCGTCTGCCGGCGATAGTCATTTCAGTTCTCAGAACTCACCCAACACAAAGGCAATGAAATGCTACAACTGCCAACAAGTAGGCCACAAAGCATCAGAGTGCTCCAAACGAAGTACAAGGGGATGA
- a CDS encoding NADH:ubiquinone oxidoreductase (similar to Metarhizium robertsii ARSEF 23 XP_007821967.2): MASSQLRSIGVVARQLRVSRRAFTTSARHFEAAVPSTSRTETSPAIAEEAQIKPVEQAPNRVDIWTRSQKPRSKAMTGPRFEQTDFDLQPQPLSAMEMIHKEPVRWTHDRVVACDGGGGPAGHPQIFINTDKPEIATCNYCGIPYANEHHRKHLESLPKTSYPLS; this comes from the exons ATGGCGTCCTCTCAATTAAGATCGATTGGCGTGGTAGCACGCCAATTGCGTGTCTCCCGTCGCGCATTCACCACCAGTGCCCGCCACTTCGAGGCTGCCGTACCATCAACCTCCAGAACCGAGACGTCGCCTGCCATCGCTGAGGAGGCTCAAATCAAGCCTGTTGAACAGGCCCCCAACCGTGTTGATATTTGGACTCGAAGCCAGAAGCCCCGATCGAAAGCCATGACTGGTCCTCGTTTCGAACAGACCGACTTCGATCTCCAG CCCCAACCTCTCTCGGCTATGGAAATGATTCACAAGGAGCCTGTCCGATGGACACATGACCGCGTCGTGGCCTgtgatggcggcggcggcccTGCTGGCCACCCTCAGatcttcatcaacaccgACAAGCCCGAAATCGCAACATGCAATTACTGCGGTATCCCATAT GCCAATGAACACCACCGAAAGCACCTCGAGTCCCTCCCCAAGACTTCATATCCTTTGTCATGA